GAGCGGGCGTAGCACAGGGTCAAACCACGTCTTGCCGTTGGCATCGAGCACTCGCACGAGAAACAGCCCCATCGGCCTGGTGATCGCCACGAGGGCGACGATGAAAAGGCCGAGTTGCAACCAGCCGGAAGTTTGCACAAGTGGAGTCGGTTAAAATTTTTCCGGCCGGATCATGGCCACGAACAAGTAGATGAACAGCAACAGGGCAATGACGCCCACAAT
This genomic stretch from Candidatus Angelobacter sp. harbors:
- the kdpF gene encoding K(+)-transporting ATPase subunit F yields the protein MENIIVGVIALLLFIYLFVAMIRPEKF